From Erigeron canadensis isolate Cc75 chromosome 5, C_canadensis_v1, whole genome shotgun sequence:
ataattattattttattataagaaTTATGTatttccattattattattattgttgttgttgttattaagattattttataaaaacaacaCTTGACTGAAGATTGAAGGATTGAATTTGTGCAAtagtatttttttctttttatctatcAATTTTGATACATAACATGAAATATTATTGAATGTGAATGTAAATGTGATTGACCCAGCCCATGGATAAATTTCTATGTGGTGTCGTGGGTTGCTGGGGCGGAACTAAAGGGGgtaagggggtccaatgccctcctccaaatttaaattttgtcatgtatttttaaatttttcataaatttttaaaaattttttataggtttttaacattttgctcccttttagatttatttttcataagttttataAGTTTGCCCCATTTAGAATTTTTTCATGGTACCGCCTCTGGTGGGTTGTGTTATATACCTATATTTTATACAATACACGATCACATTTAATTTGTAACCAATGTTCTATACTGGtatattacttgtatttttttcttAGCTTCTTGCTAGCTCtttcaaataataatacatattgctgttaaaaaaaaccttatatttcataaatgttttatttattttcagaaGTGGAACTAAGACAGGGTCTGGTGGGTGCTCAATCTCGATCCCCCAACTAGCTAGGCAAAGTGATAAGCCCCCATTTCATTTGAGTCACGCTTCTTTGTTTCTTGATTTATTTAGAGGGTTGTGTGAAAGTGAGAGATTAGAAATCCATGTCTCATTAACTGTTTGATTCGTTTAATACTAACTTTTTTGGTTTCAATTGCAACTAGCGAAAGACCTTTTTTAACATTGAAGATTGTACCACTAAGCCCAACCCAACGTAAAATTCTGACTTCGTCGGTGTTTATTTTGTCGACTTCTAGATTATACTTTTACTATggattatgtaatgtaatgtaattttcCATGGCATATTAGGGGGAGGGAGTGCTTTCCCCAACCCCAAACTCCCCCAAATATCCACATCACCATCTTCCAATAAAAACTCTCTACTTCAAATTTCCCCAAATCACCCCAAAATGGTGGCGCCACTTACCCTAACCCCAAttttcacatcatcttttttatttccatttatttttacttaagaAATTCACaaactatattaaaattaaaaaacatatccttttattatattaaaaactaaaaaacattacataatacttaaaaaaaaagaaacattacataatacttttaaaaaaaacattacataatactaaaaaaaaactaatcatcgAGATACGCCAAATCTTGAGCTCATACGTGCTCCGTAAGATCATATCGAAGGCGATGGTGAACCTCTTCGTCTATCAACTCCGCATACACACTTTCATCGTACACCGGTTGCACTGGCGGGTCCATTATATGGACCGGTGAGATTGTCCTCCCGTCCCTCttaatgatcatgttgtgtaaaATAATACATGTATGAACATACTTCCCACTTTTGTCTTTCGTTTGAGGTCGAAGAAGAATTTTCCATTTACCTTTGAGAACACCAAAAGCTCGCTCGACATCCTTTCTAGCCGCCTCTTGcaatttcttgaatcttttttccttAGGGTCGGTTGAATACGGGTATGCTTTAACAAGTGTTGACCACTTGTTGTAGATCCTATCACTAAGATAGTAGCCACGTTTATAATTTCGGCCATTCACGGTGAATGAAGAGTCCGGAGCCATTTTGTTACGCGCTGTGACATACAAATCGGATGTATTCaacacgttgatgtcgttgttcgaccCCGGGACACCGAAAAAAGCATGTCAAATCCACAAATCTTGTGACGCGATGATTTCAAGCATAATAGTTGGACCGTTGTGGTCACCCCTCGTGTATTGCCCTCTCAAACGTCTAGGACATGCCGACCACTCGACATGTGTGCAATCGATGCTATCAAGCATCCCGGGCATATGATGTCGAAGCTCGTGGGCCCCGAAGATGCGCGCAACGTCGTGTGACGTCGGTCTGCGCAGGTACTCTCGGCTATACAACCGAATGATGGCTTCACAAAAATAATCAAGAGTCTCGCGTGCGGTTCTGGCTGCCATGCATAAATACTCGTCGTACTCGTCTGGCGTGTTACCCGTCGCGAGTTGCCTAACGGCGGATGTGCATTTCTGTATCGccgtaaaactttttctttttcttgcatCGTAACCTTCTTGGAAATACGGGAAGTTTGCTTAAATGTTACGCACGATATCTAAAAACATGGTTTTGTCCATTCGAAACGTCTTACGAAAGTAATCGTCTTCGTATTTTGGTTCTGGAACGAACCAATCGTTCATAAGAGTGACAAGACCAATTTCCCGACGCCGGTCCGTATACCGGCGAGTTTGAGGATCACTAGAACTTGCCGTATCTTCAGGAAAGTCTAACGCTTTAAGAAAGAATTGCATAGAACTATCATTTGATTCGTCGGGAGAGTCGTTCGAATTATCCAAATTACCGGAagccatattttttttaatgggtgTAAGAATTTAGTGATGAAAAGGTTAGGGtgtttaaattattataaaaatgtagtGAAAATGGGAGTAGTTGGGTGTTGTTTTGGGAAGAaaagagtgtatatatatagagaaagaggtaaagattaaaaaaaaaaattcaaaaacaccCCCAACGGCTAGTACCTCGCTCCCCTCGCCACGTGTCCAGCCCCCATTCGCCCTTTTCCTGCACGCGGTCCCCACCTCCTCTTCTCTCTCCTCGAGCTCACTACACCAATTCCCTTCCATTTTACCCCACCCCAAACCCCTGGCGGCGTTGTGCCCGCGCGGGGCTAGGGTTCTCCGCACTCCTTCCTGCATCCACTCCCACcctcttagaaaaaaaaattacgttgAAGTTTTCTTATAACTTTATACTTTGACTTTGCtgaaatatttatatgttatttGAATGTAGCCATTGTAgtgttattaaataaatatttatttgatataacAAATTTATGAGTAAATATATTTAGGGAAAAGGATCTGTACTACATACTTTATTTAAGCTTAGGTATtgtcaatttaaaaaaaagttacaaattaaacttttgaatttaataaacatacataaccccttgaattttacataaccttcccatgaattttatataatctccccatgttttacctaagatagatactgcatgttttacctaacatttccccatatatttatatctgatggttttgtttttttttccaaataataaatatatgtatttgatattgtaaacttttgaatttcgctatgaaattaactttaaataagtatatatattatattcaatgaaatgaaatgaaaagtgaTATGACGCCCTctgtatgtttttatttttccttcCGTTTTTAACTGTTAGTTTGCATGCATcactattttttattattgtaaaaattaaaaatgcatATTTCTTTTGCTGACCTTTTTTGCGTTcatgtatacatataaatttggtAAAAAGTTTACCCATTTATAAGTGTATGCTTTATGTCATCTTGCATGTTTGAGTGTTAAGCGGGATGGAGTGGAAGCTGGAACACAAACACCGCGTGTGGAGTTGCGTGATTACACTGCTGCCACTAGTTCACCGCATGAGAGAGAATGGGCTTTTCAGGGAAGAACACCGATTGAAGGGAAACgaagagagagaagagagaaagaggTGAGAGACGATGCATTATTGACTGAAATGAGTTAGCGGAGGCCTCATTATtattaaggaaaaaaaagtacCTCCTTTTTTACGTTTaccatttattaaaaaaaatattttgggaATGATGAGGTGCAGATCTGGGAAAGTTTGATAAAAGTGAAGTTAATGAATTGGAAAAGTTTGATGAAGATCAGAGAAAATTGAGGTGGAATATTTTTATTGGTTAGTTACGAAATTAAAATTTGGTAAAGTGGAGGGAAGTGGTGGCTACTTCCCCCCTATAGTTTTACATTGTAAACTTTACAAAAACTATTTTGTTTACATAGTAATAAGTCATGGTTTTTTCTTAATAAGCCAATTGTAAGGAAATCCTTTTATGATGGTCTGAATTTGTGTAGATTTaggtttaacttttaaaaaataaggttttttttttaatatgttattttGGTTTCGGACGaattattagggtttttttttttttaatattaggtATTAGATGAGGGTCTACATGAACCCGATTTGTGAtttattttgtttggttttttttctaatttttgaaAAGATCTTGTTTTACATGGTATGGTATTTGAGTACGAGTATTTCACTAGTTTTTGAAAGTATCACACGCGCGCGTGGGCATGGGCAGAAAGAAACAGGGAGAGGTACCTGCCGCCTAAATTGTTGAAGGAAGGGAAGGCTGAATGGAAACAGCAAAGTTTCTGACAATGCCATTTTTACCACTACTATTTCAATTCCCATTTCACCCCTCtcataattttcaaattttcattcaGCTTTGGTCttgttcttccttttctttttccttctctttCATCTTCTTTAGttattttgttgataatttaatttttttttctttttatgtactTATCATAATAAAGGTTGGTGTCTATGTAGGGATTGAAGTTGAGTCTCCACTAACATTGACCAGGTTCgttttaactcttttttttttcttaattatattttttttgttactttgtttatatttattactccACTAGattttaagttttgtttaggataagtaaataaattctgaccattttgttcaatttttaaggatttaataatgaaat
This genomic window contains:
- the LOC122601905 gene encoding uncharacterized protein LOC122601905, translating into MASGNLDNSNDSPDESNDSSMQFFLKALDFPEDTASSSDPQTRRYTDRRREIGLVTLMNDWFVPEPKYEDDYFRYDARKRKSFTAIQKCTSAVRQLATGNTPDEYDEYLCMAARTARETLDYFCEAIIRLYSREYLRRPTSHDVARIFGAHELRHHMPGMLDSIDCTHVEWSACPRRLRGQYTRGDHNGPTIMLEIIASQDLWI